In Leptospira montravelensis, the genomic window TTGTAATAAAACTCTAGTCTCATTGTTACAAACCTCGTTTTTGTTAAAAAAAAGTACAAAAAGTACGCCCCAAGGTCCCCTGTAACCAAATCGTAACAATTCTGTCATCCAATCCCAACAGTACTTCAATACGTTTGTAACTAGACTGAAACATTGAATCGGATGCGTTTCATCCGTTTGTAATAAATCCAAATCAGTCGTAACCAAAACGAATGAAGACTATTTCAAAAGCAATTTTGGCACTCTTACTCTTAGTAAAGGCAGTTTCTGCAGAATCAGAACCTGCACAAACCAAAGAAGTGGGTCAGGTGGGAACAAACCCAACGGAAGCCAGAGAACATAAAAAAGAAGCAAAAGAACCACAAGCGAAAGTATATCGAGATCTTTATGAAGATACGGAATCAGGCCAAATTTTTACAAAACCAGGTGCCAACCGAGTGAAGGTGGAGTACAACCGCCCCCTTTCTGGAAATACAACCACCCTTCCTGATGCTTTTGCGCATAGGCCTGATGATACTGCCAAAGAAAAATTAACGATTACCGGTAGGATGCAATTTCGCGGAGTTTCTGGATCACAAGACTCGCTTTTTAATAACGGACATCGCGATTTTAATACTGTGGATTGGAACTTCCGAAGGTTACGATTGGGAGCTCAATATGAAAACGATTGGTGGGGTGCAAACATCCAACTTCGTTTAGAAAACATGTTGAACAGGCCAGATGTCGTTCAAACCACTAGCACTTTAAATTATTTGGATGCAAATGGAAAACCAGCTACTACTAGTTATGTGACAAATACTAAAATGAAAGACAATCGTGGTTACATTCACGAAGCCTTTGCTTATGCTAAAATTCCTTATGGTGGAATGCGATTTGTGTTTGGACAATTGCCAACACAATTTAGTAGAGAGTATTTACAATCATCTGCAAATTTTGTGACATTAGAACGCAGTATGATTGTGAATGCGATTCCTCAGTTCGATAACGGTGTGATGCTCCAAGCAACTCCACTTAAAGAAATTGATCATAAATGGGAAAGATACCTTCAACTATCACTAATGGTTGGTAATGGAAAAGGTGGTGGCGGAGATTACGGAACAGGAAGAAGGCAAGATCTAACTTCCGCTAATCGATATGGCGCAGTGAACACTTCCCCTATTTACTATGCACGAGCACAAGTAAATGTGTTTGGCGGACTCAAACGAGAGTCTGATGGAAAGATGGTGAATTGGCAAGAAGGAGAAGAAATTTTCCAACGTGAATTAAAATGGTCTGTGGGTGCAGGTTACGTACAAACACAGAATTTAATCACACCAGCACTTTATGTTCCCGAATACACACCAGGAACCACAAGTGGAATCCAATTGTTAACAGCACAAGGTTCCAACCCAGATCGCGGAAGTTTAGATGCGAATGGATATCCTAATTTTTTAGTGCAAAACTCTATACCTACTTTGGGCCGACCTAAGATGGGACTGATTGGTCATACCTATGATAGCACTTTCACTTATAAAGGTTTTTATCTATCAGGCGCCTATACTAAGTTTGGTGGTTCCGCGTCCAATGATTTATTTGGATATCATGGAACGATTGGATACAATATTCCCATTTTTGATAAATACTACATTATGCCAGTTTTGAAATACGAATTCATCCAAGGTGATTTTAACCGAAATGGAAGGATCGATCCAACCGACTCATTACGAGTGTATTGGGCTGGTTTGAATTTGTTCGGGGACAAACATCATTTTAAAGCCCAATTGTATTACCAAGTCCTTGGCAATCAGTTTGATGTGAATCCGACCACGGGAAATGCAATGCCGATTGATGACAGAAGAGTTTACCTACAATTACAGGCAAACTTTTGGACCGGAGTTGTTTCTCCTGAAGCTTACAGTTATAGACCAAACTAAAAGGACCTTTATATGAAATTAAATCTAATGAATCGATTGTTGTTTATGGTCTTTGTTTTGTTTTTACTTGGCAATTGCCAATCCAAAGAACAGAATCGGGATGAAATTTCCTCACTTGTGATTAACAATTTATTAAACAATGTGCCGGATCGAAATAAATCTTTAGTGGTAATGGAAGTGGCCGACCTGGGTGGCTCTTATACTGGAACTTGTTATGATACATTCCAACTCAACGGCGGAAATATTGGTTCCACAGCTTACTTCAACACTCCTCCTGGTGGTGCTGGTGGCACCCTAAACACGGATGTAAAAAAGTATGCTGTATCAACTTCCTCTTGTTCCGATTTAGGATTTGCCAGTGGCACTAATTTTGGTTCTACATCACAAAGACCAAATCCCAATGATTTGTTTACTTTTAAAATGTTTACTTGTGATCCGAATAACAACCCTTGTGCGAAATCGGCGATCAAAGCAGCAGGATTTTAAACGAAACTCATCAAATCTCTAAAACTAACATCAAATTTCTTTTCACGAAAGGATAAAATCACTATCCTTTTGTGAATTTTGTAAGGATCTTAACTTCATTTAGAATTTGTTCTGTATGGAAAAGAAGTTAGTGTTCAGAAATAACTTAACTCTCACTTTCCTTCCCCTAAAAAAAAGATAGAATTGGATCTTCCATAGAAGAAGATATCGTCTTGCGAACGTAATAAATTTTAACGTGCGTTCTTTATTGGATCTATTTAATTCTATAGGAATGAATCAGAATGAATTATAATAACGACTACCAAATCGTTTTAGGCCTTGTTTTGGCGCTTATGATCTTCGGGGTTGCTTTGGAACTTAGGTTCATAGCTTTTAAAGCAGTGTTACAACGTCCGATCTCTGCCTTAGCTGGCCTCATTGGACAAACCGTTTTTTTACCTTGGATCACTCTACTGATTACACTCCTACTCGATTTGCCCGCAGGGATTGAGTTAGGTATGTTGTTAGTAGCAGCAAGTCCTGGAGGAAATTTATCCAATATCATTACTCATTTGGCTCGCGGAAATACCGCACTTTCAGTGAGTATGACTGCTGTTTCCAGTGCATTCGCCATTATAACTTTACCACTTAACTTTACGATTACGGCAAATTTGAATCCTGTTACACAGGCCCTGATCTCTGGAACAGGAGAACTTCATATTGATAGTATTGCCATCATCAAAGGATTATTGATTTTACTTTTATTTCCTTTAACTCTTGGAATGTTAATTGGAAATTATGCAACGGGAACCGCTCATAAAATCACTCCCTTTTTCAAAAGGGTTTCTTCCTTTGCTTTTCTTGTGTTTATCCTTGTAGCTGTTGGCGGAAACTGGAAAGTGTTTTTAGACAATATGGGATTTATTTTTCTAATTGTTGTCCTTCATAATTTAGTAGCCCTAACCATTGGAAATCTAATCGCTAGAGTATTTCGACAAGACCCTTCCAACCGCCGCGCCATTACGATTGAAGTAGGCATGCAAAACTCAGGTCTTGCCCTGGGACTTATATTAACACAATTCCAAGCAGAACCAAACATGGCTTTGGTGGCAGCATTTTGGGGAATTTGGCATATTGTTTCGGGACTTTTGTTAGTATTGTATTGGCGTAAATTTTCACCTATCGAAGGAAAATAGCTTGAGAGTATTGATTACAGGAGGTGCCGGATACATCGGTACCTCGCTCATCCAACATATATCTAAATCCTATCCAAATTGGAAAATTTTTTCAACAGATATAAAACCTTTTAATGGTTTAGAAAATTTTTCGAATGTCGAATTTCAAATTTTAGACATCACGAAGAAAGAAGAAGTGATTTCACTGATTCAAAAATGGAAACCTAATTCTATAGTGCATTTGGCTTCCATTTTAAATCCTCCACCAGGAATGAGTGAAGAAATCCAACACAAAATTGATGTAGAAGGCACAAGGAATGTGTTAGATGGTGCAGTCCTTTCGCAAACTGAACAAGTAATCATTACTAGTTCTGGGGCCGCTTATGGTTATCACAAAGACAATAAAGATTGGATCGAGGAAACAGATCCCATCCGAGGACATTCTGCCTTTGTTTATTCTAGGCATAAAAAGGAAGTAGAAGAACTTCTTGTTAGTTATCGCAACCAACATCCTGAATTAAAACAACTAATCTTAAGACCCGGAACCATCTTAGGAGCTACCGTCAATAACCTAATTACCGATATGTTTCGAAAACCATTTGTTATGGGTGTTTTCGGACATCTAAGTCCTTTTGTTTTTATTTGGGATGAAGATGTCATACAAATCATCATAAAAGGTATATTGGAAAAAAAAGAAGGACAGTTTAATCTCGCTGGCGATGGGGCTATGACTCTAAAAGAAATTAGTTCTATGATTAAAAAACCTTATTTGCCAATTCCTGCGTTTTTATTACAGTCGGTGCTTTTTATATTGCGAATGTTCCGCCTAACACAATACGGACCTGATCAAATTGATTTTTTAAGATATAGGCCTGTTTTATCCAACAAAAAACTAAAAACAGAATTTGGATACACACCAAATTTCACTTCCAAAGAAACATTCATTCAATATTTACAAGCCAAAGGAGTTCCTTACCATGAACGTTAAATACTTTTTGTTATTTTCTATATTCACCTATGTCCCGTTATTTGCCATTGACATCGAAGTGAAAGATTCTTCAGGAAAACCTTTAGATCTGGTTATGGTCACTGTCAAAGCAGAAAAACCACAAGTACCTCCTCGAGATGATCATGGATATCCTCCCGAAGGTTTGGAATTTACGATTACTCCAGAAGTGACTATGTTTACAAACCCCAACGGAAAAGTACAAGTTCCTTTTCCTTATGCGCCCTCAGTGGTCATTCGTTTACGAAAAATTGGATACAAAGACCAAAACTTAAGGGCCTTTTCCTCTGGTTCATTTCAGTCCTTTCGAATGGAGAAAGTAGTAGATATCAACCTTCTTGTTAGTCAATACCCATCTAATAGTTGGGTAGCGGCCTTAGATTTTGGCGAAGATAAGGATTTAAGAAAAACTTACATGGAACAATGTGGGTTTTGTCACCAACAAGGTAGTTTTTTTATGCGCCGCGCATTCTCTGAAGGAGATTGGGAAGATATTATCAATCGAATGATGGGATATGGTGCAAGGCCACACGGCAAAGCCAAAAAGAAACTCCCTTCATTATTATCAAATGCTTATGTAGATTTACTCAAACATCCTGAACGTGTAAAACCAGGTCGCACTTGGGGAAAAGAATTATACGGTGCTGTAATTCGCGAATGGCCAATGGGTGATAGTTTTTCCCAAATGCATGATCTTTTGTATCATAAAAAAACAGGTTTAGTGTATGTGGGTGATAATATTCAAGACCGACTTTGGGAAATAAATCCTAACACAGGTAAAACGGTAGTTTATAAAGTTCCCAAACAACCAGAAGACGAACTTGGTGGTCTTCTGCCAGGAAGATTACGATCTTTCCAAAAACATGAAACTTATGTTGGTTTACATTCACTAGCAGAGTCTCCAGTGGACGGACATATATTCATCACACCATCCTTACAAAAAAGGATCACTGAGTTTGATCCAATTTCAAAAAAATTCACAGACCATATGTTTGCCGATGGATTATATCCTCATACGG contains:
- a CDS encoding porin, whose product is MKTISKAILALLLLVKAVSAESEPAQTKEVGQVGTNPTEAREHKKEAKEPQAKVYRDLYEDTESGQIFTKPGANRVKVEYNRPLSGNTTTLPDAFAHRPDDTAKEKLTITGRMQFRGVSGSQDSLFNNGHRDFNTVDWNFRRLRLGAQYENDWWGANIQLRLENMLNRPDVVQTTSTLNYLDANGKPATTSYVTNTKMKDNRGYIHEAFAYAKIPYGGMRFVFGQLPTQFSREYLQSSANFVTLERSMIVNAIPQFDNGVMLQATPLKEIDHKWERYLQLSLMVGNGKGGGGDYGTGRRQDLTSANRYGAVNTSPIYYARAQVNVFGGLKRESDGKMVNWQEGEEIFQRELKWSVGAGYVQTQNLITPALYVPEYTPGTTSGIQLLTAQGSNPDRGSLDANGYPNFLVQNSIPTLGRPKMGLIGHTYDSTFTYKGFYLSGAYTKFGGSASNDLFGYHGTIGYNIPIFDKYYIMPVLKYEFIQGDFNRNGRIDPTDSLRVYWAGLNLFGDKHHFKAQLYYQVLGNQFDVNPTTGNAMPIDDRRVYLQLQANFWTGVVSPEAYSYRPN
- a CDS encoding LA_3150 family lipoprotein, translating into MKLNLMNRLLFMVFVLFLLGNCQSKEQNRDEISSLVINNLLNNVPDRNKSLVVMEVADLGGSYTGTCYDTFQLNGGNIGSTAYFNTPPGGAGGTLNTDVKKYAVSTSSCSDLGFASGTNFGSTSQRPNPNDLFTFKMFTCDPNNNPCAKSAIKAAGF
- a CDS encoding bile acid:sodium symporter family protein, whose amino-acid sequence is MNYNNDYQIVLGLVLALMIFGVALELRFIAFKAVLQRPISALAGLIGQTVFLPWITLLITLLLDLPAGIELGMLLVAASPGGNLSNIITHLARGNTALSVSMTAVSSAFAIITLPLNFTITANLNPVTQALISGTGELHIDSIAIIKGLLILLLFPLTLGMLIGNYATGTAHKITPFFKRVSSFAFLVFILVAVGGNWKVFLDNMGFIFLIVVLHNLVALTIGNLIARVFRQDPSNRRAITIEVGMQNSGLALGLILTQFQAEPNMALVAAFWGIWHIVSGLLLVLYWRKFSPIEGK
- a CDS encoding NAD-dependent epimerase/dehydratase family protein, with amino-acid sequence MRVLITGGAGYIGTSLIQHISKSYPNWKIFSTDIKPFNGLENFSNVEFQILDITKKEEVISLIQKWKPNSIVHLASILNPPPGMSEEIQHKIDVEGTRNVLDGAVLSQTEQVIITSSGAAYGYHKDNKDWIEETDPIRGHSAFVYSRHKKEVEELLVSYRNQHPELKQLILRPGTILGATVNNLITDMFRKPFVMGVFGHLSPFVFIWDEDVIQIIIKGILEKKEGQFNLAGDGAMTLKEISSMIKKPYLPIPAFLLQSVLFILRMFRLTQYGPDQIDFLRYRPVLSNKKLKTEFGYTPNFTSKETFIQYLQAKGVPYHER
- a CDS encoding lyase, yielding MNVKYFLLFSIFTYVPLFAIDIEVKDSSGKPLDLVMVTVKAEKPQVPPRDDHGYPPEGLEFTITPEVTMFTNPNGKVQVPFPYAPSVVIRLRKIGYKDQNLRAFSSGSFQSFRMEKVVDINLLVSQYPSNSWVAALDFGEDKDLRKTYMEQCGFCHQQGSFFMRRAFSEGDWEDIINRMMGYGARPHGKAKKKLPSLLSNAYVDLLKHPERVKPGRTWGKELYGAVIREWPMGDSFSQMHDLLYHKKTGLVYVGDNIQDRLWEINPNTGKTVVYKVPKQPEDELGGLLPGRLRSFQKHETYVGLHSLAESPVDGHIFITPSLQKRITEFDPISKKFTDHMFADGLYPHTVRIDDEDRVWFTLALSNQVGMFDRKKNTFKNYNLPARTKKESFSLWISGFIVKLMNWGFPMHLLPVDERVSGMPLPYGIDIAPNGNVWFTRLHADTIGVINPKDDSFKLIETPFQGPRRLRIDKDNHIWISAFPEGSIAKYTPEDGKFKMYPLPTAVDGVETPYSLNVDRPRNLVWVNGTSSDNLMAMDIKTEEWKVYPMSRKVTFTRDVEFGPDGKAYTCNGAFPSWHIEDGQPTLMEIKQSK